A part of Antechinus flavipes isolate AdamAnt ecotype Samford, QLD, Australia chromosome 6, AdamAnt_v2, whole genome shotgun sequence genomic DNA contains:
- the LOC127539790 gene encoding RNA-binding protein 4B isoform X3 → MVKLFIGNLPREATEQEIRSLFEQYGKVLECDIIKNYGFVHIEDKTAAEDAIRNLHHYKLHGVNINVEASKNKSKASTKLHVGNISPTCTNLELRAKFEEYGPVIECDIVKDYAFVHMERAEDAVEAIRGLDNTEFQGRIFAG, encoded by the exons ATGGTGAAGCTGTTCATCGGCAACCTGCCCCGTGAGGCGACGGAGCAGGAGATCCGCTCTCTGTTCGAGCAGTACGGGAAGGTGCTCGAGTGCGACATCATCAAGAACTACGGCTTCGTGCACATCGAGGACAAGACGGCGGCCGAGGACGCCATCCGCAACCTGCACCACTACAAGCTGCACGGCGTCAACATCAACGTGGAGGCCAGCAAGAACAAGAGCAAGGCCTCCACCAAGCTGCACGTGGGCAACATCAGCCCCACGTGCACCAACCTCGAGCTGCGCGCCAAGTTCGAGGAGTACGGGCCCGTGATCGAGTGCGACATCGTCAAGGACTACGCCTTCGTGCACATGGAGCGCGCCGAGGACGCCGTGGAGGCCATCCGCGGCCTGGACAACACCGAGTTCCAAG GTAGGATATTTGCGGGCTGA
- the LOC127539790 gene encoding RNA-binding protein 4B isoform X1 — translation MVKLFIGNLPREATEQEIRSLFEQYGKVLECDIIKNYGFVHIEDKTAAEDAIRNLHHYKLHGVNINVEASKNKSKASTKLHVGNISPTCTNLELRAKFEEYGPVIECDIVKDYAFVHMERAEDAVEAIRGLDNTEFQGKRMHVQLSTSRLRTAPGMGDQSGCYRCGKEGHWSKECPVDRTGRVADLTEQYNEQYGAVRAPYTMGYGESVYYNNPYGALDYYKRYRVRSYEAVAAAAAASAYNYAEQTLSQLPQVQSPAMTSHLTSTSLNPYDRHLLPTSGAAAATAAVAAAAAAATAATSSYYGRDRSPLRRAAAAVPTIGEGYGYGHENELSQASAAARNSLYDVARYERDQYTDRARYSAF, via the exons ATGGTGAAGCTGTTCATCGGCAACCTGCCCCGTGAGGCGACGGAGCAGGAGATCCGCTCTCTGTTCGAGCAGTACGGGAAGGTGCTCGAGTGCGACATCATCAAGAACTACGGCTTCGTGCACATCGAGGACAAGACGGCGGCCGAGGACGCCATCCGCAACCTGCACCACTACAAGCTGCACGGCGTCAACATCAACGTGGAGGCCAGCAAGAACAAGAGCAAGGCCTCCACCAAGCTGCACGTGGGCAACATCAGCCCCACGTGCACCAACCTCGAGCTGCGCGCCAAGTTCGAGGAGTACGGGCCCGTGATCGAGTGCGACATCGTCAAGGACTACGCCTTCGTGCACATGGAGCGCGCCGAGGACGCCGTGGAGGCCATCCGCGGCCTGGACAACACCGAGTTCCAAG GCAAACGAATGCACGTGCAGCTGTCCACCAGCCGGCTTCGGACCGCCCCCGGGATGGGAGACCAGAGCGGCTGCTATCGGTGCGGGAAAGAGGGCCACTGGTCCAAAGAGTGTCCAGTGGATCGGACGGGCCGTGTAGCAGACTTGACCGAGCAGTATAACGAGCAGTACGGAGCTGTTCGCGCGCCCTATACCATGGGCTACGGGGAGTCCGTGTATTACAACAATCCGTACGGAGCGCTCGACTATTATAAGCGTTACCGGGTGAGGTCTTATGAGGCGgtggcggcagcggcggcggcctCCGCGTACAACTATGCAGAGCAGACCCTGTCCCAGCTCCCACAAGTCCAGAGCCCAGCCATGACCAGTCACCTCACCTCCACCTCTCTCAACCCTTATGATAGACACCTGTTGCCGACCTCAGGAGCTGCCGCCGCCACCGCTGCCGtggctgccgccgccgccgccgccaccgcagCTACCTCCTCCTATTATGGGCGGGACCGGAGCCCCCTGCGCCGAGCTGCAGCTGCGGTCCCTACTATTGGAGAGGGCTACGGTTACGGGCACGAGAATGAGCTGTCCCAGGCCTCGGCAGCCGCGCGGAATTCTCTGTACGACGTGGCGCGGTATGAACGGGACCAGTATACGGACCGGGCGCGGTACTCGGCCTTTTAA
- the LOC127539790 gene encoding RNA-binding protein 4B isoform X2 codes for MVKLFIGNLPREATEQEIRSLFEQYGKVLECDIIKNYGFVHIEDKTAAEDAIRNLHHYKLHGVNINVEASKNKSKASTKLHVGNISPTCTNLELRAKFEEYGPVIECDIVKDYAFVHMERAEDAVEAIRGLDNTEFQGWWSTGPPVE; via the exons ATGGTGAAGCTGTTCATCGGCAACCTGCCCCGTGAGGCGACGGAGCAGGAGATCCGCTCTCTGTTCGAGCAGTACGGGAAGGTGCTCGAGTGCGACATCATCAAGAACTACGGCTTCGTGCACATCGAGGACAAGACGGCGGCCGAGGACGCCATCCGCAACCTGCACCACTACAAGCTGCACGGCGTCAACATCAACGTGGAGGCCAGCAAGAACAAGAGCAAGGCCTCCACCAAGCTGCACGTGGGCAACATCAGCCCCACGTGCACCAACCTCGAGCTGCGCGCCAAGTTCGAGGAGTACGGGCCCGTGATCGAGTGCGACATCGTCAAGGACTACGCCTTCGTGCACATGGAGCGCGCCGAGGACGCCGTGGAGGCCATCCGCGGCCTGGACAACACCGAGTTCCAAG GATGGTGGAGCACGGGGCCTCCTGTCGAATAG